One Setaria viridis chromosome 7, Setaria_viridis_v4.0, whole genome shotgun sequence genomic region harbors:
- the LOC117865371 gene encoding mitochondrial inner membrane protein OXA1 → MALYFAISNMVQKHPSLKEGGAFWFTDLTTPDALYIFPAMVSLSLLLRLEFSLHYTKRERSLGTDIVRILLVLTFPFAASFPKAICCYLVTWNFASLAQTIVLHQPAVKKLLFSKLNNPTCSSSDGPTGPTAEDSAHPVDENEEPLPPEGREASDSSIDQVKDKSDKESEKDS, encoded by the exons ATGGCTCTTTACTTCGCT ATATCAAACATGGTTCAGAAACACCCATCTTTAAAAGAGGGCGGTGCATTCTGGTTTACTGATCTGACAACTCCTGATGCCCTATACATCTTTCCAGCTATGGTATCACTATCCCTCTTGCTTAGATTGGAG TTCAGTCTACATTATACAAAGAGAGAAAGATCTCTTGGGACGGATATTGTGAGAATATTATTAGTTTTAACTTTCCCGTTTGCAGCAAGCTTTCCAAAG GCAATTTGTTGCTACTTGGTCACTTGGAACTTTGCATCTCTTGCACAAACGATAG TTCTTCACCAGCCAGCTGTGAAGAAACTACTATTTAGCAAGCTCAATAACCCAACATGCTCCTCCTCTGATGGACCAACAGGCCCAACTGCTGAAGATTCTGCACATCCAGTCGATGAGAATGAAGAACCTCTTCCCCCGGAGGGAAGAGAAGCTTCTGATTCTAGCATTGACCAGGTCAAGGATAAGTCTGATAAGGAATCGGAAAAGGACAGTTAA